The window CCTCCACTCGGTCGTCGTGGGTTGGGGTGCAGCCCGGATGAAACCGGGTCCAACCCGACGACCGGTGGATGGTCTCCCTCTTGTTCGCGCTCAGTCGCGACCCGGCCACTCAGCGCCTATCCGCGCGGCCTCTAAACCCGGGCGGGCGCCGGACGATTCAAGGGACGTGCAGCAGGACGCCCGGCACCGCTGGTGGAGGAAGGGGAGCGTCGAGCCGGCCGAGCTGGTGGCGTCATTTCCCGCCGCCCTGGTCTTCGCCGAGGTCGACGGCGGCTGCTTCCGGCTCGACGGCCTGGCCGGGATCCCGGTCCCGGCCGGGGGTCCCCCGGCGGACCAGGTCCTGGGCGGCGGGGTCCGGGCCGGGCGCGGCGACGGCAACACCGCCCGGCACCCCTTCAGCCTGCAGGTGTGCCTGCCGGGGGACGGCTGGCTGGGCGCGGCGCTCGTCACCCTCGAGCGATGGACCGCGGCCGGCACGGCGCTGATGGTCGAGGTGCTCCGCCGCGGCGGAATGTGTCAGGCCCGGATGTCCGACGGGACCGCCTTCGCCCTGTTCGACGTGCGCCGGGCTGACGGATTGTTCTGGCTTACGATCGGCACACCCCCGTAGAGAGGACAGCGGACATGAGCGCTGACGTACTCCAGAAGGCATTCGCGTCGACCGCTGCAGTGCTGGCCAACGTCAAGGCCGACCAGCTCGACGACCCCACCCCCTGCGCCTCGTGGAAGGTGCGGGACCTGCTCAACCACGTGGTGGGTGGGACCCACTTCTTCGCGACGATCGCCGAGACCGGCGGGCCCCCGGCCGGTGCCGGCGATGCGGCCGACTTTTCCGCCGGGGACTTCAACGCCGCCTTTGCGGAGGGCGCCAAGCGGGCCGTGGCCGCCTTCCGGGCTCCGGGCGCCATGGAGAAGCAGATGACCCTTCCGTTCGGCCAGCTCCCGGGCGCGGTGTTCGTGACCATCGCCGCCACCGACTCGTTCACCCACGGCTGGGACCTGGCCCGGTCCACCGGCCAGCCGAGCGACCTCGATCCCGACCTGGCCGGCCAGCTCCTCGAGAACGCCCGCGGCTTCATCCCCGACGCCATGCGGGGGACGGACGGCCAGGCGCCCTTCGGTCCCCGGGTCGACGTGCCCGGGTCGGCGCCGGCCGCGGACCAACTTGCCGGCTTTCTGGGCCGTCAGGTCTGAGCGGGCCCCGCTCCTGGGCGCCGCCTATTGGGCGGCGATGGCGGCGAGCCAGCGCACCGAGCACGAGCAGTCGTCGCCAGTCTGAGCCATAGATGCCATGACGTACATGATCTGAACGAGGCATTTCACGACTGTCATTCAGTCTAGTCCGGCGACGCTATCTTGCGGTCGTTGTGACTATTGGGCCTGATTCTTCCCAGCCATTGACCGTGCCCTTTATCCTTTGTCGCGCGAGCGGTGGCGAAGGTGGCTTCGCGACGTCGCGGAGCTGTCCATGGTCCCGTCGTGCGATGACGTGTCAAGGTCTCGAGACCCTCGGTGACTGACGCCGCCGAGCCCGAACGCGCCCGTAGCCAAGAGCCGGAGCGGACGCTGCAAGCCGTTCCCAGCGCCGAGCTGTTCCAGCTGCTCGTGGCCAGCGTCGTCGACTACGCCATCTACCTCGTGGATCCGGAGGGCCGGGTGGCCAGCTGGAACCAGGGGGCCGAGCGGCTGAAGGGCTACCGGTCCGACGAGATCATCGGACGCCACTTCTCGGTCTTCTACGACGAGGAGAGCCGGCGCGCCGGCCGGCCTGAGCAGCTGCTCGGCATGGCCCGGACCGAGGGCCGGGTCGAGGACGAGGCATGGCGGGTGCGCAAGGACGGGTCGCGGTTCTGGGCCGACGTAATCATCACCGCCCTGCGCGACGGAGACGGATCCATCCGCGGCTTCGCCAAGGTCACCCGCGATCTGACCGACCGCAAGCAGTACGAGGACTCACTACGCGCGAACGAGGCCCGGGCCCGGGAGACGGCCGACCAGCTCCGCCGGCTCGACCAGATGAAGAACGAGTTCGTGGCGATGGTGGCCCACGATCTGAGCTCTCCCCTTACGGTCGTGGCCGGGTTTGCCGAGCTGCTGCTCGACCAGTGGGACGTGTTCGCCGACGACGACAAGCGCGACATGCTGGGCCGGATCCAGCGCACCGCCGTCGACCTCGCCAGTCTCGTCAGCGACATCCTGGCCGTGGGCCGGATCGAGGCCGGTGAGCTCGAGGTCGACCGATCTCCGTTCGACCTGACCGCCCTCCTGCAACGGGCCGCCGTCGATGCCGCCCCCCCGACCACCCCTGACCGCATCCGGGTCGACATCCCGGCCGGCATCCCGCACGCCCTCGGTGACGAGCGCCGCACGTGGCAGGTCCTGATCAACCTGGTCTCCAACGGGCTCAAGTTCTCGGCCTCGGACAGTCCGGTCGACCTCAGCGTCGACCGACAGGGCGATGAGCTGGTGGTGCGGGTGCGCGACCGGGGCACAGGTGTCGCCCCCGCGGACCGCAGTCGGGTCTTCGAACGCTTCGTGCGCCTCTCGCGCCCGGAGGGGAGCACCCAGCGTGGCTCGGGCCTGGGCCTGTACATCTCGAAGGCGCTGGTCGAGGCCCAGGCAGGAAGGATCTGGATCGACAACGGTCCCGAAGAGGGAGCCGTCTTCTGCTTTAGTCTGCCGGTCGCGTCTGGGGAGGTCGGATAGAGATGAGCAAGGCTGTGGTCGTCATCGAAGACGACGCCGACATGCAGGAGCTGATCCGCCTGGCGTTGCGGCCTCAACCGCTGCTCCATCTCGTCGGCCGGGCGGAGGGCGCCGACGACGGGCTGGCCCTCGTGCAGAGGGAGCAGCCCGACCTGGTGATCCTCAATCACTACCTGGAGGCGGGCAGCCTCGGACTGGTGCTGGCACCGGCGTTGAAACGGGCGGCACCACGGACCAAGCTGGTCCTGTTCAGCTCCTACGACCTGGCCATCGAGGCCGAGCACGAGTCGGCGGTCGACGTGTTCGTCAACAAGCGCCGGCTGGCCGCGCTGCTGCCGACCGTATCGAGCCTGCTCGACCTGGCCGGTTAGCGCTCACATCCCACCGGGGTCGTCAGCGGTGACCGACGACCCCGGAGACGAGCTGTTCGACGTCGCCGCCGTCGAGGGCGGGGCCTGGGCCCCGGGGCCCTACGGAGCGGGAGACCGGCTGGGGACGTACAACGAGGTCGGTCCGCAGCAGACCGCCGCCGCCCTGGCCCTCCTCGATCCGGGCCGGCCGGTGCGCACCTTCAGCCTCGGCGAGACGGTCTTCAACGGGTATCCCGCCTTCGGCACCCGCCGCTACGAGCAGCACCTCGTGCTGTCGGGCTATGAGCCCGCCCCGTCGTTCGCCGGCGAGGTGGCGGGCGTCAGGCCGGGCGGGGCCAACCGGCTCAGCTACCACGAGGAGCGGGTTCACACCACCTACAACCTCGGGACCAAGATCAACGGGCTCCACCACTGCGGCGTGGGCGCCATGTTCTACGGCGGCGTGCAGGGCCCGGACGTGGCCCGGACCTGGGGGACGACCGAGCTCGACACCCCGAGCTGGGGACCGCCGCTTTGCACCCGCGGCCTGATGCTGGACCTGGTGGCGTTGAAGGTCGACCGCGCCGAAAGCGACTCTCTCATCGACGTGGAGGGCGCACCCGTGCTGGCCGGCGACTACCGCGTGACGGTCGAGGATCTCACCGCCGCCGCGCAACGCCAGGACCTGCCCACCCTGGAGCCGGGAGATGCCGTGCTCCTCCGCACCGGCTGGAACCGCCTCATCCGGGTGGACCCCCGGCGCTACCTGGCCGGGAACCCGGGGCCGTACCTGCGCGAGTGCCGCTGGCTGGCCCGCTCCCGCCCCGCGCTGGTGGGGTCCGACACGTGGGCCTTCGAGGTGGTGGCGCCGGCCGTACGCGGCAGGAACATCAGCCCCTGCCACCAGGAGTTGTTCATGCGCTTCGGGATCCGGATAGCCGAGGGGGTGCGCCTCGACGAGCTGGCGGCGGCCGGAGTGGACCGCTTCGTGTTCTGCCACAGCCCGCTGCGCGCCGAGGGCGCCATCGCGTCGAGCTCGCCCCCGATGGCGCTGGCCAACGTCAGCTGAGGCCCAACAGCCCGGCGGTGTTGTCGCGCATCACCCGGCGGGTCGTCACCGGGTCGGCGTCCCCCAACAGGGCGGCAAACGAGTTCGGGTCCGCCAGCCCCTCCGGATGCGGATGGTCGGAGCCGAACAGCAGATGGTCGGCACCGACCAGATCGAGCACGGCCGGCACGTCGTCCTCCGGGTACGGGGTGAGGTAGAGGCGCTCGCGCAGGATGTCGCTCGGGCGGCCCCGGAAGTACCCACCGGGCCAGGGCCCGTGCCGGCCCATCCCCTTCTTCTTGTCCAGGTGCCGGAACAGGTAGGCCACCCAGTCCGAGCCGTTCTCGATGCTCATGATGCGGACGTTCGGGAAGCGGCCGAAGAGGTTGTGGTAGGTCAGCGCCCCCAGGGTCTCCATGAGCGGACGGTCCCCGTGGAGGAACGCCCACTGGAATGCGGAGAAGCGCCGCACCGACACCGTGGCGTCCTCGCCCCATGCCGGCCCGAACATCTCGGCGTAGCCGGAGTCCCCGATGTGGAGGACCACCGGAACGCCCGCCTCGTCGACCCGCGCCCAGAACGGATCGAAGACCGGATCGGCCGGAGAGCGCCCCGCCACCGGTCCGGTCTTCAGATGGACGAGGCGGGCACCTAGCCCCAGGACCCGCTCCAGCTCGGCACAGGCCGCGTCCACGTCCAGGAGGGAGACGAGCGGCACGGAGAAGATCCTCTCCTTCCACGCGTACCCCCAGTCGTCCTCGAGCCACCGGTTGAACGCCCGGA of the Acidimicrobiales bacterium genome contains:
- a CDS encoding TIGR03086 family metal-binding protein; amino-acid sequence: MSADVLQKAFASTAAVLANVKADQLDDPTPCASWKVRDLLNHVVGGTHFFATIAETGGPPAGAGDAADFSAGDFNAAFAEGAKRAVAAFRAPGAMEKQMTLPFGQLPGAVFVTIAATDSFTHGWDLARSTGQPSDLDPDLAGQLLENARGFIPDAMRGTDGQAPFGPRVDVPGSAPAADQLAGFLGRQV
- a CDS encoding PAS domain-containing sensor histidine kinase, encoding MTDAAEPERARSQEPERTLQAVPSAELFQLLVASVVDYAIYLVDPEGRVASWNQGAERLKGYRSDEIIGRHFSVFYDEESRRAGRPEQLLGMARTEGRVEDEAWRVRKDGSRFWADVIITALRDGDGSIRGFAKVTRDLTDRKQYEDSLRANEARARETADQLRRLDQMKNEFVAMVAHDLSSPLTVVAGFAELLLDQWDVFADDDKRDMLGRIQRTAVDLASLVSDILAVGRIEAGELEVDRSPFDLTALLQRAAVDAAPPTTPDRIRVDIPAGIPHALGDERRTWQVLINLVSNGLKFSASDSPVDLSVDRQGDELVVRVRDRGTGVAPADRSRVFERFVRLSRPEGSTQRGSGLGLYISKALVEAQAGRIWIDNGPEEGAVFCFSLPVASGEVG
- a CDS encoding response regulator; amino-acid sequence: MSKAVVVIEDDADMQELIRLALRPQPLLHLVGRAEGADDGLALVQREQPDLVILNHYLEAGSLGLVLAPALKRAAPRTKLVLFSSYDLAIEAEHESAVDVFVNKRRLAALLPTVSSLLDLAG
- a CDS encoding cyclase family protein gives rise to the protein MTDDPGDELFDVAAVEGGAWAPGPYGAGDRLGTYNEVGPQQTAAALALLDPGRPVRTFSLGETVFNGYPAFGTRRYEQHLVLSGYEPAPSFAGEVAGVRPGGANRLSYHEERVHTTYNLGTKINGLHHCGVGAMFYGGVQGPDVARTWGTTELDTPSWGPPLCTRGLMLDLVALKVDRAESDSLIDVEGAPVLAGDYRVTVEDLTAAAQRQDLPTLEPGDAVLLRTGWNRLIRVDPRRYLAGNPGPYLRECRWLARSRPALVGSDTWAFEVVAPAVRGRNISPCHQELFMRFGIRIAEGVRLDELAAAGVDRFVFCHSPLRAEGAIASSSPPMALANVS
- a CDS encoding amidohydrolase family protein; protein product: MILDYFTIDADNHYYETPEAFSRHIERRFSERTLRVERDGSGQEVVLLDGRPYTFSDPKFDRTNPPGSLTSILRDPEAAQYATTFSEEFMLPAYQDRQARLALMDEQGVEAAILLPSLAVCVEHPISHDPELTAAVLRAFNRWLEDDWGYAWKERIFSVPLVSLLDVDAACAELERVLGLGARLVHLKTGPVAGRSPADPVFDPFWARVDEAGVPVVLHIGDSGYAEMFGPAWGEDATVSVRRFSAFQWAFLHGDRPLMETLGALTYHNLFGRFPNVRIMSIENGSDWVAYLFRHLDKKKGMGRHGPWPGGYFRGRPSDILRERLYLTPYPEDDVPAVLDLVGADHLLFGSDHPHPEGLADPNSFAALLGDADPVTTRRVMRDNTAGLLGLS